The sequence GCCATGATAGGCGCCGTTGAAGGTGAGGATCTTCGGCCGGCCCGTGATACCGCGGCACCAGCGGATGACGGCGCGATTGGCCTCGCTCGCGGTGGTCGTCACCTGCCATAGCGGCAATCCGAAGGTCGCTGCGAGCCGCTCCGACAGCGCCGCGCCGCGCTCGGTCGGCAGCATATAGCTCAGCCCCTCGCTCGCTTGCCGCGTCAACGCGGCGGCGAGCGGCGGCGGCGAATGGCCGAACAGGCTGGCGGTGTCGCCGAGGCAGAAATCGTCATAGGTCTGGCCGTCGATGCTGGTCAGCGTTGCGTCCCGCGCCGACGCGGCGACGATCGGCACCGGGCTGGGCCAGTCGCGCATCCAGTGGAACGGCACCGACTGGAACCAGCCGGCCGCCGCCGCATGATGCGCGAAAGCGCGGGGATTGACAGCGCGGAAACGCTCGGCCTCGCGCGCGGCGACGCGCGCAATGGCGCTCTCGGCGATCATCCTATACGGTCTTTCAGCGCATAATAGATGAGCCCCAGCGTCGCGAGCGGGCGGCGCAGCCATTTGCCACCGGGGAAGGGCTGCGCAGGCAGCTCTGCAAGCACGTCGAAGCGTTCGGCGGTGCCCGCCATCGCCTCGGCGATCAGCTCGCCCGCCAGCGTCGTCACCAGCGCGCCGTGGCCCGAAAATCCGTGCGCGAAAAACATGCTCCCGCGCCGTCCGATATGCGGCAACCGGTTCATCGTCACCGCCACCGCGCCGCCCCAGCCATAGTCGATCTTCGCATCGGCGATTTGCGGGAACACCTCTGCCATGAACGGGCGCACGAACGCGGCGATGTCGCGCGGCGGCGTCTGCGAATAACGCTCGCCGCCGCCGAAGATAAGGCGCTTGTCGGCCGACAGGCGGAAATAGTTGAGGACGAAGCGGCTGTCGGCGACCGCCGCATCGCTGGGGAGCAGCGCGTCGGCGTTCGCGAGCGGCGCGGTCGCGATATTATAGTTCATGATCGGCACTGTGTAGCGGCCGAGGTCGGGTTCGACGTCGCCGATCCAGCTGTCGGTGGCGTTGATGACGTAGCGGGCATCGATCTTGGACTTGCCGACGGACAGCTTGCTGTCATTGCCCTCGTGATTCCAGCTTGCGCGCTGGCCTTCGAGAATCCGGACACCGGCTTTATCGGCCGCTTTCGCCAGACCGATGGCATAGTTCAGCGGGTGGAAATGCCCGGCGTGGGCGTCATACACGCCCCCATGATAGAGCGGGCTGGCGATGTGCGATCCCATCGCCGCCTTGGCGATGATGTCGGTTTCATAGTCGAAGCGCGTTGCCAGATAATCAGCCTCGCGCCGCATCGCATCGAAGTCCTTCGGCGTCCATGCCGCCTCCAGATGCCCGGTCTTCAGATCGCAGTCGATACCGTGCTTTGCAATCCGCGCCTGCACGCGATTGTTGCGCCAGCAAAGGTCGAACAGCGCGTCGGCGCGCTCGCGGCCGAACTGGGCTTCAATTTCGGAAGCGGTCCAGCGCAGGCCAGGAATAAGCTGCCCTCCGTTGCGCCCGGACGCGCCGAAACCGATACGCTCGCGTTCGATCAGGATCGTGGAAAAACCCCGCTCGGCGCAGGCAAGGGCGGCGCTCAGCCCGGTGAAGCCGCCGCCGATGACGGCGACATCGCATTCGAGATCGCCCTCAATGTCGGCGTGCGGCTGCCATTCGTGGGCGGTCGCGGCGTAATAGCTGTGGTTCAGCGGGTCGCTCATTCCGACACCAACCCCTCGCCCCCTTCGCGTCGAGCGAAGTCGAGACGCCGTGCAGGCGTGAGGGGCGTCGCGGCTTCGCTCGACGCGAACGGAAAGAGTGCGCAAAATGTCATGGCGGTTCAGACCCGCATCAGCAGATGTTCGCGCTCCCAGCTCGACACGACCGACTGGTAATTGAACAGCTCATAATCCTTCACCGCGTAGAAAATCTCGAAGAAATCGTCGCCGAGCAGGTTACGCACTTTCTTGCATGAGGCAAAACGGTCGAGCGCGGCTTCCAGCGTGCGCGGCAGCGTGCGCGCACGGTTATAGGCGCTGCCGGTGATCGGCTTGGGTGGCACCATGCGGTCGACCATGCCGATATAGCCGCATACGAGCGAGGCGGCGATCGCGAGATAGGGGTTGCTGTCCGCCCCCGGCAGGCGGTTTTCGACGCGCCGGTTGTGCTTGTCCGACACGGGGATGCGAAAGCCGCACGATCGGTTGTCGGCGCCCCATTGGACGTTGATCGGCGCCGCGCTGTCCGGGCGCATCCGGCGAAAGCTGTTCACATTGGGCGCCCACATCGGCGAGATTTGCGGCATGAAACGGATGAGCCCCGCGACGAAGGAACGAAAGGCGGCGCTGTCGCGGCCATTGGCGGTCGCAAACAGGTTGCGCCCCGTATCCGCGTCGACGACCGACTGATGGATGTGCATCGCGCTGCCCGGCTGACCCGCCATCGGATTGGCCATGAACGTCGCGTAGACGTCATGCTGCCTCGCGACGTTGCGCACGACGCGCTTGAACAGGAACACCTCGTCGGCAAGGCGCAGCGGATCGCCATGATTGAAATTCACTTCCAGCTGCGCCGCACCCATTTCGTGGATCATCGTATCGATGTTGAGGCCCATCAGCTCGCAATCGTCATAGATATGGTCGATGATGTCCTCATATTCGTTCATCGCCTCCAGCCCATAGGGCTGGCTCGCCGTCTCGGCGCGGCCCGATTGGCCGGTGGGCGGGGTGAGCGGGAAATCGGGGTCGGTATTCTGCGACACGAGGTAGAACTCGACCTCGGGCGCGATGATCGGTTTCCAGCCCTTTTCTTCATAAAGGCCCAGCACTTTTTTGAGGATCGTGCGCGGTGCGATGTCGACCTCGGTGCCATCGCCGTTAAAGGCGTCGGCGATCACGAAAGCGGTCGGCGACGTAAAGCCTGGCGCGACACAGATGGTATCGGGATCGGCGATGAGTATCTTGTCGGGATCCTTGTCCCATATGTCGTCGATGTCCTCGGGGTAATGGCCGTCGATCGTGCAGATGAAGACGCTGCCCGGAATGCGGAGCGTCTTGTCCTTCACCGAGGTCAGGAACTTGCGCGCGGGCAACACCTTGCCGCGCTGGACCCCGTTGATGTCAGGGACGATACATTCGACTTCGTCGATATTATGCTCGCTGATCCATTGTTCCAGATTGACTGACATGCGCCCCCGATTGGGCCGAGGAGCCGGCCCCTTTGTGGAGCGGCCAGCCTATCGTGAAGTCGGGTCAAGCGCCAGAGGGCCGGATTTGTCCATTGCCAGCGCGTCGGTGGCCCGTCAGATTGACGCAGAGCAAGACCACAGGGAGGCGCGCGGCGATGAGGGGTGACAACGACCGGCTGGCAAGTTTCTGGATGCCCTTCACTGCGAACCGTGCTTTCAAGGCGCATCCGCGCCAGCTCGTTTCCGCAAACGGCATGTATTACCGCTCGAGCGACGGGCGCGACGTGCTCGACGGCACATCGGGTCTCTGGTGCAGCAATGCGGGTCATTGCCGACCCGAGATTGCCGAGGCGATCGCCAGGACCGCGGCGACGCTGGATTTCGCGCCGACCTTTCAACTCGGTCATCCGCTGCCCTTTGAACTGGCGCAACGGCTGGGCGAATTGATGCCGCGGGGTCTCGACCGGATATTTTTTACCAACAGTGGCTCAGAATCGGTTGATACAGCGCTGAAAATCGCACTCGCCATCCAGCGCGCGAGGGGGCAGGGGACGCGCACCCGGCTGATCGGACGCGAGCGCGGCTACCATGGCACGGGCTTTGGCGGGATCAGCGTCGGGGGCCTCGTCAACAATCGCCGCGCCTTTGGTGGCGGACTGGCTGGCGTCGATCATCTCCGCCATACGCACGATCCGGAGCGCAATGCCTTCAGTCGCGGGTTCCCTCGGCATGGGGCCGAACTCGCCGACGACCTGCAGCGCCTCGTCGATCTGCACGGCGCCGAGACGATCGCCGCGGTGATCGTCGAACCGATGGCGGGCTCGACCGGCGTGCTTGTGCCGCCGGTCGGCTATCTTCGGCGTCTGCGCGAGATTTGCGACCGGCACGGGATCATCCTGATCTTTGACGAGGTCATCACCGCCTTTGGCCGCGTCGGCGGCGCAACGGCCGCCGGGACGTGGGGCGTGACCCCCGACATCATCACGATGGCCAAGGGCCTCACCAACGCCGCCGTGCCGATGGGAGCAGTCGCGGTGAAACGCGAGCTTCACGATGCGGTGATCGACAGCGCGCCGGGCGGGATCGAACTGTTCCACGGCTACACCTATTCCGGGCACCCGCTGGCGAGCGCGGCCGGTCTCGCAACGCTCGACATTTACGCGCGCGACGGTTTGTTCGATCGCGCGAATGAGCTCGGCGCCTATTGGGAGGATGCGGCGCACAGCCTGAAGGGGCGGCGTCACATCATCGACATCCGCACGATCGGCCTCGTCGCGGGGATCGAACTGACCCCGCGCCCCGGCGCACCGACCGCGCGCGCGATGGAATTGTTCCATGCCTGTTTCGACAATGGCCTGCTGGTGCGCGCGACCGGCGACATCATCGCGCTGTCGCCGCCGCTGATCGTCGAAAAGGCGCAGATCGACGCGATGTTCGGAAAGATTGCCGAGCTGCTCGACCGGATCGATTAGGGCAGGATCAATTTATGACTGAATCGTCATCCCGGCGAAGGCCGGATGACGAGATAGGAGGCGGTGCTCAAGTCGAACCCGATCACGCGCCCGGACCAATCGCCATTCAGCTCTGGTGGTCTGCAAATGGCGGCCTTGTGCGCTTCCGGTGCTCACGTGCAAAAAAGCACGCTGCGCTCCGGATCACGGAAAACCACCATTTTCGACTCGCCAGCTTCTGAATGTCGATCGGTCCTAGGCGTCGACGGCGAGGGGAAAGGTCACCGATACCCTCGTGCCCTTGCCGACTTCGCTTTCGATGTCGAGCTGGCCCTGGTGCCGCTCGCTGATATGCTTGACGATCGCGAGGCCGAGCCCGGTGCCGCCGACCGAGCGGCTACGCGCCTCGTCGACGCGGTAAAAGCGCTCGGTCAGCCGAGGGATATGGTCGGGGGCGATGCCGTCGCCCTCGTCGCTGACCGACAGGCGTACGCGCGCGCCTTCGCGCAGCAGCTCGACCGTCACCGGGGTGCCGGGGTGTCCATATTTCATCGCGTTGGAAATGATATTGTGGACAAGCTGGCCAAGCTGCGCTTCGTCGCCGCGCATCGGCAGTTTTTCGGTCCCGAGCGCCACGACAATATCCCTCGGCCGGGCGGTTTCGCTGTCCTGTAACTGCGTGATCGTGTGGCGGACGATCGCGGCAAGGTCGACCTCGGTGGTCGGGCGGCGAAAGCGGTCGGCTTCGACGCGCGAAATCGACAGCAGGTCGATCACCAGCTGCTGCATCCGCCGCGCCTCGCGCTCGATGATCGACAGGAAGCGGTGCCGCGTCGCACCGTCGTCTTCGCCGTTCATGTCCTGCAGTGTTTCCACATAGCCCAGGATCGCGGCGAGCGGCGTACGCAGCTCGTGGCTGGCATTGGCGACGAAATCGGAGCGCATCCGGTCGGCAGCGTCGATTGCCGAGCGGTCGGACAGGAAGACAATGCGCTCGCCGTTCGAGAGCGCCGCGATGCGCATCGTCCAGCGCTGGCCGGGGCGTGGATAATCGACCAGGTTGATCGTTTCCAGCGCGGCGTCGCCGTCGATCCGCGACAGCCATTCGGCGGCAACCGGGTGGCGGATCGCGGTGCGGATGTCGGCGCCGACGATATGGCGCCCCAAAAGCCGGATCGCGGCGTCGTTGGCGATGGCGACGATATTGTCGGCGACGCCAAGCAACGGATCCTTTTCCTGATCGACCCAGCGCGCGAAATCGGGGTGGCGCAGAAAGGAAAGAGGGCGCATCTCGGCAGGCGCCACTCCCGCGGAGCGCGTATCGGAATGGGCATGGGGAAGCGCGCTATATACGGTGAGGGCGGCGGCGAATCCGGCGATCGCCATCATCGCGATCGCCAGCGGATCGCCGTCGGCGAGGGCGGCAAAGATCGCCGCAATGGCAACCAGCGTCAACGCGGTGACAAGGCTGGACAAGCGATCGAACATGCGCCGCCCGCGTGGCACGAAGCGGGGGATGCGCGCAAGCCGCTTTGTCGCCGTTAGGGATTTCGGATGGCTTGTGCCAAAGCGGGAAGGGCGCGGCAGACGGCGGTGTTTTGCTTTTCCTTGCCGCGTCATTGCGTTATGCGCCAACCATGGAAAAGAGCGACGATCCGACGATCCCGGCCGACAATTGCGAAGGCCCGCCGTCGCGGCGCCGGATGCTCGCGCTTGGTGCAGCGGGCGTGTCCGCGGCGCTGACGATCCGGCCCGCCTTCGCCCAGACCGCCGTGTCGGTGATGAACTGCCAGATTCCGGTGCCGGGACCAACCGCGGCCGGTCAATATATCGACGCGGCGGGCAAGCTGGTTCCGCCGGGGACCAAAGGAGCCTTTCCCGGCGCGGCGCGGCCCTTCACGGGCGAGGAAGTGAAGCGCGCGTTCCGTGGTCGCACGTTGCCGGGCACCACCTATGACCAGTCGCAGGCCTATCTTCAGTACATCCGGCGCTTGCAGGCGGGGCAGAGCGGCTTTACCTGTTTCGCATCGATCACGACGTCGCGCTGACCTTGGCTCTCCGATGGGCGATCGCGCGTTCGGCCGATCGCCAGAAAAAGGGAGTTTTCGTGAAACTAGCTTCGCTCAAACAGGGCCGCGACGGCCGCCTGGTCGTCGTTTCGGACGATCTTGCCTGGTATGCCGACGCCGCGGCGATCGCAGCCACGATGCAGGCGGCGCTCGACAATTGGGCCGATGCCGCGCCGCGTCTGGCGGCGCTGGCCGAGGATCTGAACCATGATGCGATTCCGAAAGAGCGGTTCCACGAACGCGACGCGGCCTCGCCACTGCCGCGCGCTTATCAATGGGCCGACGGCAGCGCCTATGTGAACCATGTCGCGCTGGTGCGGCAGGCGCGCGGCGCCGAGATGCCCGAAAGCTTCTGGCACGATCCGCTGATGTATCAGGGCGGCAGCGACGCCTTTCTCGCGCCGCGCGATCCGATCCCGCTCGGCGATCCGGCGTGGGGATGCGACATGGAAGCCGAGGTCGTCGTGGTCACCGATGACGTTCCCGCCGGGATCGACCCGATCGCGGCCCGCGAGAAGATATTGCTTGTCGGCTTGACGAATGACGTCTCGCTCCGCGGTTTGATTCCCGCCGAACTGGCCAAAGGGTTCGGCTTTTTCCAGTCGAAGCCCTCAAGCGCGATGTCGCCGGTTTTTGTGACGCCCGATGCGCTCGGCGACCGCTGGAAAGGGGGCAAGCTGCACGGCACGCTGTGCGTCGACCTCAACGGCCAGCCGCTCGGGCGCGCCGATGCGGGCGTCGACATGACCTTCGATTTCGGCCAGCTCATCGCCCATGCGGCGAAGACGCGAAATCTGGGCGCAGGCACGATCATCGGGTCGGGCACCGTGTCGAACCGCGATGCCGACGGCGGACCCGGCAAGCCGGTCAGCGAAGGCGGGCTGGGATATAGCTGTCTGGCCGAAGTGCGGACGGTGGAAACGATCCGGCACGGGGAAGCCAGGACGCCCTTTATGCAGAAGGGCGATACCGTGCGCATCTGGATGGACGACGAACGCCACCACAGCATCTTTGGGGCGATCGAACAGACCGTCGCCTGACACAAAAGGGGGGAGGGCGGAATCGTTTCGGCCCTCCTCCTCCTCTTATCGAAGTCGGCTTGGCAGGCTATTTGCCGCCGAAGCTGCCGCCCGACATCGCGTCGCTCAGCGAGCAGGCCGCAGGGCCCAGAATGACGATGAACAGCACCGGCAGGATGAAGAGGATCAGCGGCACCGTCATGATCGCGGGCAGGCGTGCGGCCTTCTCTTCGGCGCGCATCATGCGCTCGTTGCGGAACTCGGCCGAAAGAACACGCAGCGCGCTGGCGAGCGGGGTGCCATATTTTTCGGTCTGGATCATCGTCGTGACGACGCCTTTCACCGATTCCAGATTGACGCGATAGGCCAGGTTTTCAAACGCTTGCCGCCGCTCGGTCAGGAAGCCGAGCTCGATCGACGTCAGGGCGAATTCCTCGCCCAGTTCGGGATAGGCGCGGCCGAGCTCTTTCGAGACGCGCGCAAAGGCCGAGTCGACGGTCAGGCCTGCTTCGGCGCAGATCACAAGGAGATCGAGCGCGTCGGGAAGCCCTTTGCGAATGGCGTCGGTGCGTTTCTGGCGCTTGTTGTCGACGAACAGGTCGGGCGCCTTGTAGCCGAGAATCAGCGCCGCCATCGTGAAGCCCGACCGCTTGAACGGGGTCAGCGTCGGCCACATGTCGACGATATAGATGAGGAAGACGGCAAGCCCCCCGAACAGGATGGGCAGCACCATTCGCCCGAAAATGACCGCGACGGCCAGATCCTTTGACCGGATGCCCGCCTGCGCCAGCTTTTGCTGGACCTCCTTGATCTGCCCTTCCTGTAAGACCTGCAAGCGACCCAGAAAGCTTCGCATCTTGTCGGCGGTCTGATTTTTGCGCACGAGGCGCGCGCGCCGCTTGGCCGTCGAGGCGGTAATGCCCGCCTTCAACTGTTCGCGGCGCTCGTTCAGCGCCTTGACGCGCTTCGTCATCGGATTGCGCACGGTCAGCGCATTGTAGATGGCGACAAGCACCGCAAAGACGCCGATCGCGGCGAGCAGGGTGCCGGCCCAGACGACGTCGATGCCAAGGATCGAGGGGCCGTTCTGGGCGCCCGTAAATGCGGCGGTGACGGGCAGGGTGCTGATCATGGTCTCCGCGCCTTCAAATCTCGAAATTGACCATCTTGGCCATGATTCCGGCGCCGATGCTCATCCAGATCAGCCCGCCGATCCCCGCGACGATCAAACGTTGTTCGACGAAGAAGCCGGCCAGATAGCTGGGATTCACCGTCCACACGACGCCGAAGACGAAGAAGGGAAGTGCGCCGACGATGTAGGCCGACGCCTTGGCTTCCGACGACATTGCACGGATTTTCAGCTTCATCTGCGCGCGTTTGCGCAGCACGTCCGACAGGTTGGCCAGCGTCTCGGCAAGGTTGCCGCCCGTCTCGCGCTGGATCTGGATGGTGATGCAGAAGAACTGGAACTCGGGCGTGCCGAGCATTTCGGCCGATTCCTGGAGCGCCGCCTCCATGGTGTTGCCGATCCGGATCCGTTCGACGACGCCCTTGAACTCCTCGCCTACCGGGCCGGGAAGTTCCTGGCTGACGACCTGGAATGTCTCGGTCACCGGCAGACCCGACCGAAGCCCGCGCACGAGCAGGTCGATCGCATCGGGAAAGCGGGCATTGAACTGCGTCACGCGCTTCCTGATCGCCATGCCGACGACCATATAGGGCAGGCCGAGGCCGATGAGCAGCCCGACCAGCGCCGCCATCGGAAACGGCGCGCGGACGATCAGCATCGCACCGGTGGCGATGACGAACAGCCCCATCGACGCGAACATATATTGGGTGAGCGTCCAGCTTTTGCCCGTCCGCCGGATGCGCTTTTCCAGCTCGTCACGGCGGGGAAGCAGGCTGGTCAGCGACGAATCTCCCCGGCGGCCCGCCGACTGGATGGTCTTGCGCATCTGCGCCGCGACGACCGCCTCGGTCGAAGCGGCATGGCGATCCTTGACCATCGCCAACCGCCGCGACTTCGCCTTGCCCGCCGACGGACCGCCAAGAAGGATCGCAAGAACCGCAAAAGCCATGACGGCCCCGACGACGATAAGGATGACTGGCAGGTTCATGACAAGCAGATGTCCGCTTCTTTCAATGGGAGGCGCGTCATCACGCCGCCTCTTTCTTGCCCTTTTTGGTGAAACCGAGCTTGCCAAGCAGCGACCCGCCCGCCTTGCTCCTGGCCGACGCAGCCGCGTCTTCGGCTTCGACATCGGCGCCGTCGAGGATCAGCCGCATCAGATTGTTCCAGACCTGCGCCGCCTTGGTGCCCTTGCAGGTTTCGGCGTAGGATTTGCCCAGCTTTGCCGCTTGCGCGACCAGCTTGGGATCGAATGGAATGACGATGTCGATCGCTCGTTCGATCGAGGATTCAAACTCCTTGCGCGACAGTTCGCCGATCGCGCTCTGGAACTTGTTGGCGACCAGCAGCACGCGTGCGCCGGGCACATTCTGCTTGAACCAGGACAGAAGGCGGATCGTATCGCGCGCGGCCGCCAGCGTGACATCGCTCACCAACAGGATCGTGCCCGCTTCCGACACGAGGTGCGGGAAGGGGATCAGAACCTGGCGCGGGATATCCACGATCGTCATCTCGAAGGCATTGCGCAATTCCTCTTCGAGCTGAAAAAAGGCCGAACCGTCCGTCATCACCGGCTGGTGGATCGGGGCTTCGGCCGACAGCAGGCTGAGCTTGTCCGACGCCCTGACCATGGCGCGCTCGATGAACAGGCCGTCGATGCGACTGGGATTGTCGATCGCGTCAATGAGCCCGCGACCGGGTTCCAGGTCGAGCGTCAGCGCGCCCGTGCCGAAATGAACGTCGAGATCGAGCAGTGCGGTCTGGCGGTCGGCCTGTTCGCTGATCGCCCAGGCGAGCGAGGTTGCGACCATCGACGCGCCGACACCGCCGCGCACCCCGACCACCGCCATCATGTGATGAGGCTTGTCGTCGTGCATCTCGGCATGTTTGGGCGCCGACAGCATCGCCTGCGCCATCGTCAGCGATTCGCGGACCTGATCGAGCGACAGCGGCTTCAGGAGATAGTCCTGAATCCCGCTCGACAGCAAATCGCGATACAGGCGGACATCGTTGACCTGACCCGCCGCGATCACCACCGTGCCCGGCTCGCAGACCTCTGCCAGCGCATTGATGTCATTGATCGGGTCGCCCGATTCCGACATGTCGACGAACAGGATGTTGGGGCTTGCCGATACCGACAGCGACTGGACGGCGTTCCGCAGGCCACCCTTGTTGCACTTTTCCATCGGCCAGCCCATGTCGCTGGCCGCGACGCGGATCAATTCCAGCGTGTCGTCGTCACAGACGAAAGCGTTGAAAGGGTCGCGTAGCGTTCCGGGTTTGAAATGAGCGTTCACTGGCCGCCTCCGCTCGTCGATGTTTTGGTCAGTTCGCCGGCTCCGGTCTGGGGCTTCGTGCGATAGGTCTGAATTGCGCGCGTGGCCGCAACCGGGTCATGGCCCGTGTCGCGCGTGCCCTTGATGAGGTCGTTGGGGTCGGCGACCATCGCGGCAAGATTGCTGTTGGTCGCGCAGCCATAGTTGGACGACGTCGCGTTGAGCGGGTTCAGCGACGATTTGGTGCCCCAGTCGGGACACCCCGGCACCGACGCTGATGCGCGCGTCACGACAACGCGGATATGTCCTTCGGGAACCGCGCCGGTAGTCACCGGAACATCCTTGCTGAGCAGAAGGCCGCGTCGCTCGACCATCGCACGGACGGTCGATTGCGCCGAGGATGCTCCATAAAGCGACGGATCTTCAATTGCGACGCGGTCGCCATAGCGGATGCCCATCGCGTCGAACCACCCTTGCAGGCGGCCCTGTTCGCTTGGCGGCAGTTCGCCGTCCGTCGCGGCGACGTCGAACTGATAGATGCTGTTGCGCACGACCGGCTGGTGCACCGATTCCAGGCTGCGGTTGCTATAGGCGCTGCCCGCGCAGCCGGCGAGGGTCGTCGCCAGGGCCAGGACCGTCCAAGTTGCGATATTTTTCATCACTTTGCTCCTGAAATCGGCGGCGTCACTTGATGCTGAAACCGGGCGAGGCGTCGCCGCCGCCGCGCGGGCGGTCGGCGTCGCCGACATTGGTGTCGAGCCGCGGCTTCGGCCGA is a genomic window of Sphingopyxis sp. FD7 containing:
- a CDS encoding pilus assembly protein CpaE — translated: MNAHFKPGTLRDPFNAFVCDDDTLELIRVAASDMGWPMEKCNKGGLRNAVQSLSVSASPNILFVDMSESGDPINDINALAEVCEPGTVVIAAGQVNDVRLYRDLLSSGIQDYLLKPLSLDQVRESLTMAQAMLSAPKHAEMHDDKPHHMMAVVGVRGGVGASMVATSLAWAISEQADRQTALLDLDVHFGTGALTLDLEPGRGLIDAIDNPSRIDGLFIERAMVRASDKLSLLSAEAPIHQPVMTDGSAFFQLEEELRNAFEMTIVDIPRQVLIPFPHLVSEAGTILLVSDVTLAAARDTIRLLSWFKQNVPGARVLLVANKFQSAIGELSRKEFESSIERAIDIVIPFDPKLVAQAAKLGKSYAETCKGTKAAQVWNNLMRLILDGADVEAEDAAASARSKAGGSLLGKLGFTKKGKKEAA
- a CDS encoding glutamine synthetase family protein — encoded protein: MSVNLEQWISEHNIDEVECIVPDINGVQRGKVLPARKFLTSVKDKTLRIPGSVFICTIDGHYPEDIDDIWDKDPDKILIADPDTICVAPGFTSPTAFVIADAFNGDGTEVDIAPRTILKKVLGLYEEKGWKPIIAPEVEFYLVSQNTDPDFPLTPPTGQSGRAETASQPYGLEAMNEYEDIIDHIYDDCELMGLNIDTMIHEMGAAQLEVNFNHGDPLRLADEVFLFKRVVRNVARQHDVYATFMANPMAGQPGSAMHIHQSVVDADTGRNLFATANGRDSAAFRSFVAGLIRFMPQISPMWAPNVNSFRRMRPDSAAPINVQWGADNRSCGFRIPVSDKHNRRVENRLPGADSNPYLAIAASLVCGYIGMVDRMVPPKPITGSAYNRARTLPRTLEAALDRFASCKKVRNLLGDDFFEIFYAVKDYELFNYQSVVSSWEREHLLMRV
- a CDS encoding type II secretion system F family protein, with the protein product MISTLPVTAAFTGAQNGPSILGIDVVWAGTLLAAIGVFAVLVAIYNALTVRNPMTKRVKALNERREQLKAGITASTAKRRARLVRKNQTADKMRSFLGRLQVLQEGQIKEVQQKLAQAGIRSKDLAVAVIFGRMVLPILFGGLAVFLIYIVDMWPTLTPFKRSGFTMAALILGYKAPDLFVDNKRQKRTDAIRKGLPDALDLLVICAEAGLTVDSAFARVSKELGRAYPELGEEFALTSIELGFLTERRQAFENLAYRVNLESVKGVVTTMIQTEKYGTPLASALRVLSAEFRNERMMRAEEKAARLPAIMTVPLILFILPVLFIVILGPAACSLSDAMSGGSFGGK
- a CDS encoding aspartate aminotransferase family protein, which encodes MRGDNDRLASFWMPFTANRAFKAHPRQLVSANGMYYRSSDGRDVLDGTSGLWCSNAGHCRPEIAEAIARTAATLDFAPTFQLGHPLPFELAQRLGELMPRGLDRIFFTNSGSESVDTALKIALAIQRARGQGTRTRLIGRERGYHGTGFGGISVGGLVNNRRAFGGGLAGVDHLRHTHDPERNAFSRGFPRHGAELADDLQRLVDLHGAETIAAVIVEPMAGSTGVLVPPVGYLRRLREICDRHGIILIFDEVITAFGRVGGATAAGTWGVTPDIITMAKGLTNAAVPMGAVAVKRELHDAVIDSAPGGIELFHGYTYSGHPLASAAGLATLDIYARDGLFDRANELGAYWEDAAHSLKGRRHIIDIRTIGLVAGIELTPRPGAPTARAMELFHACFDNGLLVRATGDIIALSPPLIVEKAQIDAMFGKIAELLDRID
- a CDS encoding fumarylacetoacetate hydrolase family protein — encoded protein: MKLASLKQGRDGRLVVVSDDLAWYADAAAIAATMQAALDNWADAAPRLAALAEDLNHDAIPKERFHERDAASPLPRAYQWADGSAYVNHVALVRQARGAEMPESFWHDPLMYQGGSDAFLAPRDPIPLGDPAWGCDMEAEVVVVTDDVPAGIDPIAAREKILLVGLTNDVSLRGLIPAELAKGFGFFQSKPSSAMSPVFVTPDALGDRWKGGKLHGTLCVDLNGQPLGRADAGVDMTFDFGQLIAHAAKTRNLGAGTIIGSGTVSNRDADGGPGKPVSEGGLGYSCLAEVRTVETIRHGEARTPFMQKGDTVRIWMDDERHHSIFGAIEQTVA
- a CDS encoding NAD(P)/FAD-dependent oxidoreductase; the encoded protein is MSDPLNHSYYAATAHEWQPHADIEGDLECDVAVIGGGFTGLSAALACAERGFSTILIERERIGFGASGRNGGQLIPGLRWTASEIEAQFGRERADALFDLCWRNNRVQARIAKHGIDCDLKTGHLEAAWTPKDFDAMRREADYLATRFDYETDIIAKAAMGSHIASPLYHGGVYDAHAGHFHPLNYAIGLAKAADKAGVRILEGQRASWNHEGNDSKLSVGKSKIDARYVINATDSWIGDVEPDLGRYTVPIMNYNIATAPLANADALLPSDAAVADSRFVLNYFRLSADKRLIFGGGERYSQTPPRDIAAFVRPFMAEVFPQIADAKIDYGWGGAVAVTMNRLPHIGRRGSMFFAHGFSGHGALVTTLAGELIAEAMAGTAERFDVLAELPAQPFPGGKWLRRPLATLGLIYYALKDRIG
- a CDS encoding CpaD family pilus assembly protein, which translates into the protein MKNIATWTVLALATTLAGCAGSAYSNRSLESVHQPVVRNSIYQFDVAATDGELPPSEQGRLQGWFDAMGIRYGDRVAIEDPSLYGASSAQSTVRAMVERRGLLLSKDVPVTTGAVPEGHIRVVVTRASASVPGCPDWGTKSSLNPLNATSSNYGCATNSNLAAMVADPNDLIKGTRDTGHDPVAATRAIQTYRTKPQTGAGELTKTSTSGGGQ
- a CDS encoding type II secretion system F family protein, with the translated sequence MNLPVILIVVGAVMAFAVLAILLGGPSAGKAKSRRLAMVKDRHAASTEAVVAAQMRKTIQSAGRRGDSSLTSLLPRRDELEKRIRRTGKSWTLTQYMFASMGLFVIATGAMLIVRAPFPMAALVGLLIGLGLPYMVVGMAIRKRVTQFNARFPDAIDLLVRGLRSGLPVTETFQVVSQELPGPVGEEFKGVVERIRIGNTMEAALQESAEMLGTPEFQFFCITIQIQRETGGNLAETLANLSDVLRKRAQMKLKIRAMSSEAKASAYIVGALPFFVFGVVWTVNPSYLAGFFVEQRLIVAGIGGLIWMSIGAGIMAKMVNFEI
- a CDS encoding sensor histidine kinase; this translates as MFDRLSSLVTALTLVAIAAIFAALADGDPLAIAMMAIAGFAAALTVYSALPHAHSDTRSAGVAPAEMRPLSFLRHPDFARWVDQEKDPLLGVADNIVAIANDAAIRLLGRHIVGADIRTAIRHPVAAEWLSRIDGDAALETINLVDYPRPGQRWTMRIAALSNGERIVFLSDRSAIDAADRMRSDFVANASHELRTPLAAILGYVETLQDMNGEDDGATRHRFLSIIEREARRMQQLVIDLLSISRVEADRFRRPTTEVDLAAIVRHTITQLQDSETARPRDIVVALGTEKLPMRGDEAQLGQLVHNIISNAMKYGHPGTPVTVELLREGARVRLSVSDEGDGIAPDHIPRLTERFYRVDEARSRSVGGTGLGLAIVKHISERHQGQLDIESEVGKGTRVSVTFPLAVDA